The Pseudodesulfovibrio cashew genomic sequence GCCGTGCTTTTTCTGGGGGGACTGGCCATGACCGTGGCCCAGTCCCTCGGCTTCCTGCTCCCGGTTCCTGTTGATGGCGGTCCGTTCGCGGCCTACGCCGCGCTGGCAAACCCACACATACTGGCCTCGGCAATGCTCTCGCTCTGGGTGGCCGGGGCATCGGCGGGGCTCTCTATCTGTCTCGGCGCGGTTCTAGCCTATCTCATCTGGCGGTTGCCCGCCCGGCTGGAGCGCCTGGCCGTGGTCTACAAAGTGCCGCTCATCCTGCCGCACATCGGCGTGGCCTTCATCGTCCTTGTCTTCTGGAGCCAGTCCGGAGTTGCGGCCTCTCTGGCCCATCAACTCGGACTTATCAGCGCTCCCGGCCAATTCCCCTCGCTCATCCACGGCAGCCTCGGTGCGGGAATGATCCTGGCCTATGTCTACAAGGAAACGCCCTTTGTCGTCATCCTTGCCCTGGCCCTACTCAAAAGAATGGACCCCAGGCTGATCCAGACCGCACTCATGCTCGGCGCGACCCCGGCGGCCGCCTTCCGCCGCGTGGCCCTGCCGCACATGCGCCCTGCCCTGAGCACGGCCTTCATCATCCTCTTTCTGTACGGCTTCGGCGCCTTCGATATCCCGTTCCTGCTCGGCGACAGCTCGCCGGGCATGCTCTCCATCGAGGCATTCAACCTCTATTTCCGGCGCGACCTGGTCAATCGGCCCACGGCCATGGCCATCCTGGTCTGCATGTTCCTCTTTTCGGTAGGGTTCATAGTGCTCTACACCCGGCTGGCCGCCAGGCTGAACCAACGGGAGCGCAAGCTGTGAGCCCCCGCACCATATTCGCGCTTATAGCCGCATGCGCTGTCCTGCCGCTGACGGTCCTGGCGCTCTACGCCGTGGCGCCGGGCTGGCGATACCCGGACCTGCTGCCTGCGGAGTACGACCTGCGGGCGATCCGCTTCCTGGCCTCACAGGCCGACCCCGTGGCCGGACACCTGCTCGCTTCACTGGGCTATTCGCTGCTCACCGCCGCGCTGACCCTCGTGCTCTGCGTCGCCCCGGCCCACCACTTCGCGCGGCGCCGGTTCCGGGGCAAGGCCGTACTCGAAGGCCTGCTCCTGGCTCCGGCCCTGGTCCCTGCCATGACCTTTTCCATGGGGGTGCATTTTCTGTTCATCAAGGCGGGGTTGGCCGACACCTTTACCGGCGTGGTTCTGGTCCTGACCGTGTTCAGCTATCCGTACATGCTGCGCGCGCTCACGGCAGGCTACCAGGCGTTCGGCGAGGAATACGAACTCTGCGCCAAGAACCTCGGCGCAGGCCCGGTCAGGCGGCTGCTCAAGGTCGATCTGCCCCTACTGCTGCCCTCGGCCATCGCGGGCGGCTCGGTGGTCTTCCTGGTGGCCTTCTCCGAATATTTCCTGGTCTTCCTCATCGGAGGCGGGGCCGTGCGGTCCTTTACGGGCTACCTCTTTCCCTACCTCGCCTCGTCCGACCGCAGCACGGGATCACTGATGACGCTGGTCTTTCTCGCCGTGCCTGTCTCCCTGTTCTTCCTCATCGAACTGCTGGTGGGCAGGGCCTATCGCAAACGGGGTATGTACTGAACCAGGACACACGGCTCAGTACGACTCGAGCGTTTCCAGATCAGTCAGGGTCACGGCGTTGCCCTCCATGTCGATGACGTCGTCCTCGCGCATCTTCTTGAGGGCGCGGGAGAGGGCCTCGGGGGTCACGCCGATGATCTTGGACAACTCGCGGTAGGATATGTCCATCTCCACCCTGCCATCCTTCTGGCGGCTCAGAAAATAGGCGGCCACCCGCGAGGGAACCTGCTTGAGGGACAAGGAATCGATCATGTCCATGGCCTCCTTCAGGCGGCGCGACATGACCTTGAGCATGGAGAGCAGAATGGTCGGATCTTCATGGGTCATCCGCTCAAAGTGGGAAGGGCTGATGACCAGCACCTTGCTCGGTCGCAGGGCCTGCATGTTTGCTGGCAGCCTGCCGTCGGAGAACACCGAGCAGAGACAGAACGGCTCGCCCGGCCCGAACACGAAGATGGTCTGCTCCTTGCCGTCCTCGGAGATCTTGAAAAGCTTGACCCGGCCGTCCAATAAAACGTGCATGCCCTGGCCCGACTTCTCCTCGCTGTAGAACACGGCGTTTTTCGGGATCTCGTTGACCAGCGAATTGTCGATGAGCATCTCCAGTTGGGCCTCCCCCAGTTTGGAGAAAACGGGGAATGCACTGATTATCTCACGTATTTCATATCGTTCCATGCTATCCTTCCAATGCCATTACCCTGCCCGTTGACCTGGATCAATGCACTGGTCGGAGGGGCGGGATAACCTGATTATCTTATGTCATTCCAAACTCATCATCCAGGGGGAGCCATGACTTCCGCCATCGTTAATTGCCCGTATTGCATGGCTGCTCAGCATATCTATGCGACGGACGACCAAAAACTATTTTACGTCTATTGCCCCGCTTGTAACAGCTGGTTCGTAGCTGAGCCCATGGACGACCTGGTACGAACCTACAGGCACAGGGAGGCTCCGTTGCTGCCCAGAACAGACTTCAGGCAGACGGGGCGATGCATCGAACGCCCCGCCGCAGGGGCCGGCCGGGAGGACGGCCGCAATACGGATGATCGCCTCCCAAAGAGGAACTGCGTACAAAGGATATGCTCGAAACAGCGGTAGGTCCACCCTTCAACAGGTAAAGAGACCGTGGCCAGACCAGACAGCCTTTGCTTGGGCTGTCGCAAAAAAGACAAGCCCCGACAGATCTGCCGGGGCTTGAAAATGTTGTCTCGAGCAGTCGGGTTAGGCCAAGGCCTGGGAGTGATCGATCATGTACTGGATCAGGTCGTCGGGCGAAGCGTCGATACCGGCGATGTGGGCGGAGTAATCAGCGGCATCCACACCTGCCAGATGAATGGTCGAAGTGTCGCCGGTGCTGCCCGTGGCCGTAAATTCGTAGTCGCCGGCAGCAGTTTTAGTCACGCCGGTGATATCCAGATCGCCACGCAGATCAATGATGTCGATACCGATGTCGTAATCTTTCACTTCGATATAGCTGCCGCTACCCAAGGCGTTTTCCTGCACGATGAGTGTGTCCTCGCCTGAACCGAAAGTGACGTAATCATGCCCAGTGCTGGCGTAGAGGATGTCGTTGCCTGCACCGCCGTCGAGTTGGTCGTCTCCAGCCCCCCCCCAAAGGAGGTCCGAGCCGTCGCCGGCTATAAGCATGTCATTGTTTTCGGTACCTACCAGGATGTCGTTGCCCCCCCTGGCCGACAGGCTTTGAAATCCATCGGCACCCACAATCGTGTCATCTCCCTCGGACCCGACAATAATGCCGTAGGGACCGATTTTGAAGACGCCATCCGAGGTTTCATACCCTTCGAAGGTAACCATCTCGTACGGCGCGGAGGGTTCGGGATTACCCCCGGAAACTGGCGTGGCACCTGTAGAGAAAAGCAGATGATCAGGCGAATCCTGATGAGCCCCCCCATCAAATCCTCCGCCACCGAAACCGGCATGCTCATCTCCACCGGAAAGGGCACCGAAATCTCCGCCCGCACCGACAAAATGGCCCGCCTGGTCCGAGTATTCTCCCGCGCCGCTTCCGAAAGAGGAACCGCTGGCAGCAGTGGCCATCTCGAACTGACCACCGTGCAGCAAATCCAGGAACACGTCTCCAGCTATGACATTGCCTTCAGCAAATAGAATCTCCGGTGCGTCGGAACCGACAACGGATGCCGCATAGTCATGAAGAATCGTAGCTCCGCTGTCTTGCGAAGTGATTACCAGATCGCCACCATTCATGGTAAAAGTCATGATTGCGGGGTCAAAGTCGAAGACCAGCGTCGCGTCCGCCGGGATATCTACCAACTGGGCATCCCCTGCCTGGACCGTTATTCTGACTTCTCGATTGGATTCTGTGTTATTCTGCATGGCAACTCCACTTTTTCAACCACTCATGCAAGGGCCATTCCATTCCATCTATCCACAATTTAACTATTTCTACAACCCGCAAAAAAACAAAGCAACCAGATAAAAAACCAAACTTTATTATTTTTCACAGCATCCAAAACCATATAAACGATTAGAGTTTTATCGGCTATGGAACCCGTAAGATCAAATGCAAATGCATACCTCACCGACACCTTGTCGACTTTTTTTACACATACTTTCCGAAAAACCCGGACAATCGCTTCAACAACAGTACAGACCGGGAGGGATTTAAGCCCAGCAGCCGCAGTCGTCACAGATAAAAGGCCCGCTCCCAATGGGAGCGGGCCTTGCAGCGTTAATGGTATCCGTTGCCGACCGTACGGTTAGGCGGACTCTACTGCGGGCTTGCCGGAACGGGCGTACTTGAACATGAACGCACCGAACACGGCCAGTGCGCCGATGATGCCTGCGACTACGGCGACGTCGTAGGACAGACCGAATCCGATCTTGGCATTGCAGATGAAGGTCACGCAGACAGCCGTCATGAAGGTCGCCGGTATGGAAGCGATCCAATGCAGCTTGTCGCGCTGGGCCAGGTAGGCGGCGGCGGTCCAGAGTACCATTGCGCTGAGACATTGGTTGGAGAAACCGAAGTAACGCCAGATGGTGGAGAAGTTCTGGGTGGAGATGACGTAGCCCATAACGAACAGAGGCACGGCGATCATCAGACGCTTGAAGCCGGCATCCTGCTTGACCTTGAAGGTCTCGGCCACGATCAGGCGGGTGGAGCGGAACGCGGTGTCGCCGCTGGTGATGGGCAGGACGATGACGGCCGCGATAGCCAAGGCGCCGCCAACGGAGCCCAGCAGGGAGCGGGAAACCTCAGCGACCACGGCGGAGGGGGAGCCTGCGGCGATGACTGCGGACATGGCCTCCGGGGAGTCGTAGAAGGACAGGCCCACGGCGCACCAGATCAGGCCGATGATGCCCTCGATGATCATGGCCCCGTAGAAGACGGAGCGGCCCTGGCGTTCATCGGTCATGCAGCGGGCCATGAGTGGCGACTGGGTGGAGTGGAAGCCGGAGATGGCGCCGCAGGACAGCGTGATGAAAAGCAGCGGCCAGATGGGCTTGTCGCCGGGATGGACGTTGGTCATGAAGTCGAGGTTGGGCAGGATCGGATGGCCGCTGAAGAGCAGGGCCACGACCAAAGCCACGGTCATGGTCAGCAGCAGCGCGCCGAGCAGGGGATAGATGCGGCCGATGATCTTGTCGATGGGCAGGATGGTGGCCAGGAAGTAGTAGCCGAAGATGGCGGCCACCAGAATACCGGTGTTGATGCCGGTCAGGCCGTTGAGCAGCTTGGCCGGGCTGAGCACGAAGACCACGCCCACGAGCATGAGCAGAACGAAGGAGAAGAGGCGCATGATCTGGCGGGCGGACATGCCGAGGTGCTCGCCCACGACCTCGGGAATGGACGCGCCGTTGTTGCGCACGGAAAGCATGCCGCTGAAGTAGTCATGCACGGCACCGCCGAAGATGCAGCCGATGACGATCCAGAGCATGGCAGCCGGACCATAGAGGGCTCCCAGGATGGGGCCGAAGATGGGGCCGATGCCCGCGATGTCCAAAACCTGGATGAAGATCAGTTTCCATTTGGGCATGGGCATGTAGTCGATGCCGTCCTGCATGGCGATGGCGGGGGTGACGCGGTTGGCGTCAGGGGCGAAGACGCGGTCCACGAACTTCCCGTAGATGAAATAGCCTGCGATAAGCAGGGCGATGCAACCGAAAAAGAATAGCATTATCTTAAACCTCCAAAAGATAGTTGGCCGCTGGGCGGCGTGCTTTCTTATAGGAGGTCTTTTTCGGATGATTCTACGGTTTCCGTCCGAAACGCCCCTTTCCGGGACTGAATGAACGGATCCGGCGACTGAAGGATCAGCTCCTGTCCGGCACCCGAAGCACTATGGAGGTGCCCTCGCCCGGTGCGCTTTCCACGGAGGGGCTGTATTGCGAGCCGTAAATGTGCTCAAGGCGGCTCAGGCAGTTGTGCAACCCGATGCCGCCGGTGCCGGAATCGGCATACTCACGCGAGAGCACCCGGTCCAAAGTCTCGGCGTCCATGCCCACGCCGTCGTCGGCCACAGTGACCTTCAAATGCCCGTTCTCGCGCCCGGCGCTGAGCCGGACCGAGCCGCCCTGCTTGCGCCCCAGGACGCCGTGGCGGATGGCGTTCTCCACCAGCGGCTGGATGACAAGCGGCGGGATGGGCCAGGCTTCACAGCCCTCCTCAATCTCCATCTCCACGGCGATTCGGTCGCCGAAGCGGGCCTGCTCGATGGCCAGGTAGGAGCGGACCTGCTCCAGCTCATCGCCCAGGGGTATAAACCCACGGCTCAGGTCGAGGTTGCGGCGCATGTACAGAGAGAGGTCCATGAGCAGCTCCCTGGCCCGCTCCGAGTTGGTGCGGCAGAAGGAGGTGATGGTGTTCAGGGAGTTGAACAGGAAGTGGGGGTTGATCTGGGCGTGCAGGCGGCGGATCTCGGCGTGGGCCAGCATCTGCTCCTTGATCTGGATCTCCTCCAGCTCCACCTGGGTGGAGAAGAGATTGGCCAGCCCGCGCGCCACTTCGTAGAGCGTCGCGTTGAGCGGCCGCGTGCGGCTGCCGTAGAATTTGAGGGTGCCCACGATCTCGTCGTTCTTCTTCAACGGGACGATGATGGCCGAGGTCATGGGGCAGTCCGGGTGGTTGCAGCCGATGGCGTCCGAGCTGTGCATGAACGTGGACTCGCCAGTCCGGATCACCTCTCGGGTGGCGTTGGTGCGGATGGCCCGCCCGGCCAGGTGGTGATCGTCGCCCGCGCCCACGTGGGCCAGCACGTCGCGCGTGTCGGTGATGGCCACGGCGGCAACCCCCACGCGGCTGTAGATGATCTCGGCGGTGGCCGCAGCGGTCTCCAGGCTCAACCCCAAGCGCAGGTAGCTCACCGCCATGTTGGCGATGTCGAGGATGATCTGCGCGTGCAGGGACTCGCGCCGCTCGCGGTCGCGGGAGAAGAGGTTGATCACCTCCACGAACAAAGCCGCGCCAAAGGCGTTAACCAGGAGCATGGGCGGAGCGATGAGCTTGACCAGGGCCACGGCGTCCGGAAAGGGCCGGGACATGAGCAGGACCAGCCCCATATGCAGGGACTCGCCCACCAGGGCCAGCCCGGCGGCTATGCGCCAGTTCAGGGCCTTGTCCCCGAGGCGCATGCACAACAGCCCGGCGGCCAGTCCCTCGACGGCCGTGGCGATGCCGCACGGCCAGGCGCTGAACCCGGCAAGGTCGGTGACGATACGGTGCACCCCCGCGATGAGTCCGGCTCCGATGCCCACCACCGGACCGCCGAACAGGCCGCCGGAGATGACCACCATGGCCCGCAGGTTGGCCACTGAGTCGAACACCGCGTTACCGGTGTAGGTGCCGAGGATGCCGAACAGGCCGAACAGGATCGTGATCAGCATGGTCCGGGACCGGGAGTCCTCGCTGGTGAAATGCATGCGCTGCACCGGCATGATGGTCATCACCAGGAAGATGACGCCCACCATGAGGCCGAACCGCTCGGCGAGGGTCAGAATGATTTCGTAGGTATTCACGTGCGGCCCGCCTACAGTTCCATGACGGCCTTGAAGTCCCGCACGCGGGCCTTGCTGACCGTGATCTCGGTTTCCTGCACGTCGTTCATGGTCAGCACATACTTGCCGTTGAACCACGGGGCATAGGTGCGCACCAGAGCCAGGTTGACCAGTTGGGATCGGTTGGCGCGGAAAAAGGGATACTGCACGAGCCGCTCCTCCAGCCGTTCCAGGGTGAGATCGGCGGCGCAGGGATAGGCGTCGTCCCTCGTTCCCGCATAGATTCGGCGGTTCCGGCAGTCGAAATAGACGATCTCGCGCGGGTTGAGCAGGATATTACGGCCCGAATGCTCCACGCTGATGCGGGTAATGCCCGGCTTGATGCCCACGTCGGCCAGCAGCTTACGCAGCACCTCGCCGGAGTCCTCTGCCACGCTGGGCTTGAGCAGCTTGCGAGCACGCTCCAGGCTGGCGGCCAGCCGCCGCTTGTCCACGGGCTTGAGGATGTAGTCCACCGCGTTCTCCTCGAAGGCACGGATGGCATACTCGTCAAAGGCGGTGACGAAGATGACCAGGGGCCGGGGGTCCATGGTCATGACTTCCTTGAGGACGTGGAAACCGTTCCGCCCCGGCATCTGGATGTCCAGAAACACGAGGTCCGGCCGG encodes the following:
- a CDS encoding ABC transporter permease; translation: MCSGSPAPEARPGRTLLKLAPLLLPFAVLFLGGLAMTVAQSLGFLLPVPVDGGPFAAYAALANPHILASAMLSLWVAGASAGLSICLGAVLAYLIWRLPARLERLAVVYKVPLILPHIGVAFIVLVFWSQSGVAASLAHQLGLISAPGQFPSLIHGSLGAGMILAYVYKETPFVVILALALLKRMDPRLIQTALMLGATPAAAFRRVALPHMRPALSTAFIILFLYGFGAFDIPFLLGDSSPGMLSIEAFNLYFRRDLVNRPTAMAILVCMFLFSVGFIVLYTRLAARLNQRERKL
- a CDS encoding ABC transporter permease; amino-acid sequence: MSPRTIFALIAACAVLPLTVLALYAVAPGWRYPDLLPAEYDLRAIRFLASQADPVAGHLLASLGYSLLTAALTLVLCVAPAHHFARRRFRGKAVLEGLLLAPALVPAMTFSMGVHFLFIKAGLADTFTGVVLVLTVFSYPYMLRALTAGYQAFGEEYELCAKNLGAGPVRRLLKVDLPLLLPSAIAGGSVVFLVAFSEYFLVFLIGGGAVRSFTGYLFPYLASSDRSTGSLMTLVFLAVPVSLFFLIELLVGRAYRKRGMY
- a CDS encoding Crp/Fnr family transcriptional regulator; the encoded protein is MERYEIREIISAFPVFSKLGEAQLEMLIDNSLVNEIPKNAVFYSEEKSGQGMHVLLDGRVKLFKISEDGKEQTIFVFGPGEPFCLCSVFSDGRLPANMQALRPSKVLVISPSHFERMTHEDPTILLSMLKVMSRRLKEAMDMIDSLSLKQVPSRVAAYFLSRQKDGRVEMDISYRELSKIIGVTPEALSRALKKMREDDVIDMEGNAVTLTDLETLESY
- a CDS encoding calcium-binding protein, with the translated sequence MQNNTESNREVRITVQAGDAQLVDIPADATLVFDFDPAIMTFTMNGGDLVITSQDSGATILHDYAASVVGSDAPEILFAEGNVIAGDVFLDLLHGGQFEMATAASGSSFGSGAGEYSDQAGHFVGAGGDFGALSGGDEHAGFGGGGFDGGAHQDSPDHLLFSTGATPVSGGNPEPSAPYEMVTFEGYETSDGVFKIGPYGIIVGSEGDDTIVGADGFQSLSARGGNDILVGTENNDMLIAGDGSDLLWGGAGDDQLDGGAGNDILYASTGHDYVTFGSGEDTLIVQENALGSGSYIEVKDYDIGIDIIDLRGDLDITGVTKTAAGDYEFTATGSTGDTSTIHLAGVDAADYSAHIAGIDASPDDLIQYMIDHSQALA
- a CDS encoding carbon starvation protein A; this encodes MLFFFGCIALLIAGYFIYGKFVDRVFAPDANRVTPAIAMQDGIDYMPMPKWKLIFIQVLDIAGIGPIFGPILGALYGPAAMLWIVIGCIFGGAVHDYFSGMLSVRNNGASIPEVVGEHLGMSARQIMRLFSFVLLMLVGVVFVLSPAKLLNGLTGINTGILVAAIFGYYFLATILPIDKIIGRIYPLLGALLLTMTVALVVALLFSGHPILPNLDFMTNVHPGDKPIWPLLFITLSCGAISGFHSTQSPLMARCMTDERQGRSVFYGAMIIEGIIGLIWCAVGLSFYDSPEAMSAVIAAGSPSAVVAEVSRSLLGSVGGALAIAAVIVLPITSGDTAFRSTRLIVAETFKVKQDAGFKRLMIAVPLFVMGYVISTQNFSTIWRYFGFSNQCLSAMVLWTAAAYLAQRDKLHWIASIPATFMTAVCVTFICNAKIGFGLSYDVAVVAGIIGALAVFGAFMFKYARSGKPAVESA
- a CDS encoding LytS/YhcK type 5TM receptor domain-containing protein, whose product is MNTYEIILTLAERFGLMVGVIFLVMTIMPVQRMHFTSEDSRSRTMLITILFGLFGILGTYTGNAVFDSVANLRAMVVISGGLFGGPVVGIGAGLIAGVHRIVTDLAGFSAWPCGIATAVEGLAAGLLCMRLGDKALNWRIAAGLALVGESLHMGLVLLMSRPFPDAVALVKLIAPPMLLVNAFGAALFVEVINLFSRDRERRESLHAQIILDIANMAVSYLRLGLSLETAAATAEIIYSRVGVAAVAITDTRDVLAHVGAGDDHHLAGRAIRTNATREVIRTGESTFMHSSDAIGCNHPDCPMTSAIIVPLKKNDEIVGTLKFYGSRTRPLNATLYEVARGLANLFSTQVELEEIQIKEQMLAHAEIRRLHAQINPHFLFNSLNTITSFCRTNSERARELLMDLSLYMRRNLDLSRGFIPLGDELEQVRSYLAIEQARFGDRIAVEMEIEEGCEAWPIPPLVIQPLVENAIRHGVLGRKQGGSVRLSAGRENGHLKVTVADDGVGMDAETLDRVLSREYADSGTGGIGLHNCLSRLEHIYGSQYSPSVESAPGEGTSIVLRVPDRS
- a CDS encoding LytR/AlgR family response regulator transcription factor, with the protein product MSNTIRTILVDDELPARDELSYLLSSHPDIEIVGAADNAADAVDAVFAHRPDLVFLDIQMPGRNGFHVLKEVMTMDPRPLVIFVTAFDEYAIRAFEENAVDYILKPVDKRRLAASLERARKLLKPSVAEDSGEVLRKLLADVGIKPGITRISVEHSGRNILLNPREIVYFDCRNRRIYAGTRDDAYPCAADLTLERLEERLVQYPFFRANRSQLVNLALVRTYAPWFNGKYVLTMNDVQETEITVSKARVRDFKAVMEL